A region of Schistosoma mansoni strain Puerto Rico chromosome 1, complete genome DNA encodes the following proteins:
- a CDS encoding putative dead box ATP-dependent RNA helicase produces MADEAELLDYEDEEQETVQEARPNGEATAKKGVKGAYVTIHSSGFRDFILKPELLRAIVDCGFEHPSEVQHECIPQAILSMDVLCQAKSGMGKTAVFVIATLQQLDPEGEANTTVLVLCHTRELAFQISKEYERFSKYMPKIKVGVFFGGMPIRKDIETLTKSPVHIVVGTPGRILDLVRSKTLKLQHVKHFIIDECDKMLDTLDMRRDVQEIFRMTPHQKQVMMFSATMSKEIRPVCRNFMQDPLEIFIENDSKLTLHGLRQHYVKVKENEKNRKLFELLDELQFNQVIIFVKSVQRCMALAQLLVDQNFPAIAMHRNMAQEERLERYQAFKNFQKRLLVATNLFGRGMDIERVNIVFNYDMPEDSDTYLHRVARAGRFGTKGLAITFISDEVDAKVLNEVQNRFEVNISELPDVMEISSYMEDR; encoded by the exons ATGGCCGACGAAGCTGAGCTTTTGGATTATGAAGATGAAGAACAAGAAACAGTTCAAGAGGCAAGACCTAATGGAGAAGCCACAGCAAAGAAAGGTGTCAAAGGGGCATACGTCACCATACACAGTTCAGGGTTTCGTGATTTCATCCTCAAGCCGGAATTATTAAGAGCCATCGTTGATTGTGGCTTCGAACATCCATCTGAAGTTCAACATGAATGTATACCTCAAGCCATTTTAAGCATGGACGTACTGTGCCAAGCAAAGTCTGGAATGGGCAAGACTGCAGTGTTCGTCATAGCTACACTACAACAGCTCGATCCCGAAGGAGAAGCCAATACAACTGTCCTAGTCCTCTGTCACACAAGAGAACTTGCCTTCCAAATAAGTAAAGAATACGAACGGTTCTCTAAATACATGCCAAAGATAAAG GTGGGTGTGTTTTTTGGAGGGATGCCAATACGTAAGGATATTGAAACGCTAACAAAATCTCCCGTCCACATCGTTGTGGGAACTCCTGGTCGTATTCTGGATTTAGTGAGGAGCAAAACATTGAAACTACAACATGTCAAACACTTCATTATTGATGAATGTGATAAAATGCTGGATACGCTCG ATATGCGGCGTGATGTTCAAGAAATATTCCGCATGACTCCACATCAAAAACAAGTCATGATGTTCAGCGCAACCATGAGCAAAGAAATTCGTCCTGTTTGCAGAAACTTCATGCAAGAC CCGTTGGAAATATTTATCGAAAATGACTCAAAGTTGACTTTGCATGGTCTACGGCAGCATTATGTTAAGGTCAAGGAAAACGAGAAAAACAGAAAGCTCTTTGAGCTTCTTGATGAACTGCAGTTCAACCAG GTTATAATCTTCGTCAAGTCCGTTCAACGATGTATGGCTTTGGCTCAGTTGCTGGTCGACCAAAACTTCCCTGCAATTGCAATGCACCGTAATATGGCTCAGGAAGAACGTTTGGAACGCTACCAAGCATTTAAGAATTTCCAGAAACGTCTACTGGTGGCTACCAATCTCTTTGGTCGAGGTATGGATATTGAACGTGTCAACATCGTCTTCAACTATGATATGCCAGAAGATTCCGATACCTACCTGCACAGA GTTGCCCGAGCTGGTCGCTTTGGAACTAAAGGGTTAGCCATAACCTTCATATCAGATGAAGTCGACGCGAAGGTCCTCAATGAAGTACAAAACCGTTTTGAAGTCAATATCAGCGAGCTTCCTGACGTCATGGAAATATCCAGCTACATGGAAGACCGATAA